From a region of the Vicingus serpentipes genome:
- a CDS encoding DUF6427 family protein: MLLEIFKSNKSIVGVLVVILSIVLWMPGFFISQEVILKTQVANFNGIDFLFSPRWLNIIITSLLISGQAIYLNYIVSTNKLLKSNSFLVAVFYVLLNGAGLVLFSLNLLLVVNTLVLLLIHQLFKLYNLQQANATIFNVGFFLGLAVVLYNPFILLLPLAIFGIAYVRTPKGKDFLILIIGFLVPFIYWVTYLYLNNQLIFTIDNYLLFHSDKIDKVIIKNYYFLSFVSFLSILAIFNLILLIGRNVVKTRKLLMMVFLLMGVSALTYFFKLQDLRFTYLILIVPLSIILANFFTGIKKRAIGELAFMLLLVSIILDYFL; this comes from the coding sequence ATGCTTCTCGAAATTTTTAAATCTAATAAGAGTATAGTTGGAGTATTAGTTGTAATACTTTCAATTGTTTTGTGGATGCCTGGTTTTTTTATTTCACAAGAAGTTATTTTAAAAACCCAGGTTGCTAATTTTAATGGGATTGATTTTTTATTTTCCCCAAGATGGCTAAATATTATTATAACGTCTTTGTTAATTAGTGGGCAAGCTATTTATTTAAACTATATTGTTAGCACTAATAAGTTACTTAAATCTAACTCTTTTTTAGTTGCAGTATTTTATGTGTTGCTTAATGGTGCTGGCTTAGTTTTATTTTCTCTTAACTTATTATTAGTTGTTAATACTCTTGTGTTGTTGTTAATTCATCAACTTTTTAAGTTGTACAACTTACAACAAGCAAATGCTACTATATTTAATGTAGGTTTTTTTCTTGGTTTAGCTGTCGTTCTTTATAATCCATTTATTTTGCTTTTGCCACTTGCAATTTTTGGAATAGCTTATGTTAGAACTCCCAAAGGAAAAGATTTTCTAATATTGATAATAGGATTTTTAGTGCCATTTATTTATTGGGTTACTTATTTATATTTAAACAATCAGCTTATTTTTACTATTGATAATTATCTGCTTTTTCATTCCGACAAAATTGATAAAGTAATTATTAAAAACTATTATTTTTTAAGTTTTGTGAGTTTCCTTTCTATTTTGGCAATATTTAATCTAATACTTTTAATAGGTAGAAATGTTGTAAAAACTAGAAAATTGTTAATGATGGTATTTCTTTTAATGGGAGTAAGTGCGTTAACTTATTTTTTTAAATTACAAGATTTACGTTTTACATACCTTATTTTAATTGTGCCATTATCTATTATTTTGGCTAACTTTTTTACAGGTATTAAAAAAAGAGCGATTGGAGAATTAGCGTTTATGCTCCTATTAGTATCTATAATATTAGACTACTTTTTATAG
- the rplM gene encoding 50S ribosomal protein L13: protein MDTLSYKTISANSATVNKNWVLIDAKDETLGRLGSKVANLIRGKHKTNFTPHVDCGDNVIVINAEHINLTGNKWEDKKYITYSEYPGGQKSATAKEVMAKNPIRMVEKAVKGMLPKNKLGRAMYKNLFVYAGAEHPHEAQKPQTLKLTEIK from the coding sequence GTGGACACATTAAGTTACAAAACAATTTCAGCAAATAGTGCTACAGTTAATAAAAACTGGGTATTAATAGATGCTAAAGACGAAACACTAGGAAGACTAGGTAGTAAAGTTGCAAACCTTATTAGAGGTAAGCATAAAACAAATTTCACTCCTCATGTTGACTGTGGTGATAACGTTATTGTTATAAACGCAGAACACATTAACCTTACAGGTAACAAGTGGGAAGATAAAAAATACATTACTTATTCTGAATACCCTGGTGGTCAGAAAAGTGCTACGGCTAAAGAAGTAATGGCTAAAAATCCTATTCGTATGGTTGAAAAAGCTGTAAAAGGAATGTTGCCAAAAAATAAATTAGGTAGAGCTATGTACAAAAACTTATTTGTGTATGCTGGTGCAGAACATCCACATGAAGCTCAAAAACCTCAAACATTAAAATTAACAGAGATTAAATAA
- the rpsI gene encoding 30S ribosomal protein S9 yields MEVTNATGRRKTAVARVYLSKGKGNITVNKKDYKVFFPTSILQGKVQQAFVATETKDTFDVKVNVYGGGINGQAEAVRHAIARALVKINEDNKALMKPESLLTRDPRMVERKKPGQPKARKKFQFSKR; encoded by the coding sequence ATGGAAGTTACTAACGCAACGGGAAGAAGAAAAACAGCTGTAGCTAGAGTTTACCTTTCTAAAGGAAAAGGAAACATTACAGTTAATAAAAAAGATTACAAAGTGTTTTTTCCTACATCTATATTACAAGGTAAAGTACAACAAGCATTTGTTGCTACTGAAACAAAAGATACATTTGACGTTAAAGTTAATGTATATGGTGGTGGAATCAATGGTCAAGCAGAAGCTGTTAGACATGCAATAGCTAGAGCATTGGTAAAAATTAATGAAGATAACAAAGCATTAATGAAACCAGAAAGCTTATTAACTAGAGATCCTAGAATGGTTGAACGTAAAAAACCAGGACAGCCTAAAGCTCGTAAAAAATTCCAATTTAGTAAACGTTAA
- the rpsB gene encoding 30S ribosomal protein S2, protein MSKVNFQELLEAGVHFGHLKRKWNPKMAPYIFMERNGIHIIDLHKTAAKLEEASAALSQIAKSGKKIMFVATKKQAKDIVADKIKNINMPYVTERWPGGMLTNFVTIRKAVRKMATIDKMGEDGTMATLSKRERLQIARQREKLERNLGSIADLTRLPAAIFVVDIMKEHIAIAEAKKLGIPTFAIVDTNSDPTLVDFPIPANDDASKSIEKIIDLVCGSITEALAERKQEREKVKTEKAPKAEKKAEEVAETEKKD, encoded by the coding sequence ATGTCAAAAGTAAATTTTCAAGAATTACTAGAAGCAGGTGTACACTTTGGTCACCTAAAAAGAAAATGGAACCCTAAAATGGCTCCTTACATTTTTATGGAGCGTAATGGTATTCACATTATCGACTTACATAAAACTGCTGCAAAATTAGAGGAAGCTTCTGCTGCTCTTAGTCAAATTGCAAAATCAGGTAAAAAAATTATGTTCGTAGCTACAAAAAAACAAGCTAAAGACATTGTTGCCGACAAAATCAAAAATATTAACATGCCTTACGTGACTGAAAGATGGCCAGGTGGTATGTTAACTAACTTTGTTACTATTAGAAAAGCTGTTAGAAAAATGGCTACTATCGATAAGATGGGTGAAGATGGTACAATGGCTACATTATCAAAAAGAGAGCGTTTACAAATTGCTCGTCAAAGAGAAAAATTAGAAAGAAACTTAGGTTCTATTGCTGATTTAACTAGATTACCAGCTGCAATTTTTGTAGTTGATATTATGAAAGAACACATTGCAATTGCTGAAGCTAAGAAATTAGGTATTCCAACATTTGCTATAGTAGATACGAATTCAGATCCTACTTTAGTAGATTTCCCTATTCCAGCGAATGATGATGCTTCTAAGTCTATCGAAAAAATTATTGATCTTGTTTGCGGAAGTATTACAGAAGCTTTAGCAGAAAGAAAACAAGAAAGAGAAAAAGTAAAGACTGAAAAAGCTCCTAAAGCTGAAAAGAAAGCTGAAGAAGTAGCAGAAACAGAAAAAAAAGATTAA
- the tsf gene encoding translation elongation factor Ts has translation MSNITAADVNKLRKQTGAGMMDCKKALVEAEGDFEKAIDILRAKGQKVAAKRGDRDANEGLVIAKTTADGKKAVMVVVNCETDFVAQNADFGAFANTILDLAIANNATSVDAVKALSYAGNGLTVGDKIIEQTGVIGEKIDVSAIEVVEAEHVVAYNHPGNKLASIVGLNKGGDAIADAGKQVAMQVAAMAPIALNEDQVDEATIARELEVGKEQALAEGKPAEMVDKIAEGKVKKFLKENTLLNQPSLRDNKKTVSQALAEVESGLTVTSFKRIMLG, from the coding sequence ATGTCAAACATTACAGCAGCAGACGTAAACAAATTACGTAAACAAACAGGTGCAGGTATGATGGACTGCAAAAAAGCCTTAGTAGAAGCTGAAGGCGATTTCGAAAAAGCCATTGATATATTAAGAGCAAAAGGACAAAAGGTTGCCGCTAAAAGAGGTGATAGAGATGCTAATGAAGGTTTAGTTATTGCAAAAACTACAGCAGATGGTAAAAAAGCTGTTATGGTTGTTGTAAACTGTGAAACAGATTTCGTAGCTCAAAACGCTGATTTTGGTGCTTTTGCTAATACTATTTTAGACTTAGCAATTGCTAACAACGCTACTAGCGTTGATGCAGTTAAAGCTTTAAGTTATGCTGGAAACGGCTTAACTGTTGGTGATAAAATTATTGAGCAAACAGGTGTTATAGGCGAAAAAATTGATGTTTCTGCAATTGAAGTTGTTGAAGCTGAGCATGTAGTTGCTTATAATCACCCTGGTAACAAATTAGCTTCTATAGTTGGGTTAAACAAAGGTGGAGATGCAATTGCTGATGCAGGAAAACAAGTTGCAATGCAAGTTGCTGCTATGGCTCCTATCGCATTAAACGAAGATCAAGTAGACGAAGCTACTATTGCTAGAGAATTAGAAGTAGGTAAAGAACAAGCATTAGCTGAAGGTAAACCTGCAGAAATGGTTGATAAAATTGCTGAAGGTAAAGTAAAGAAATTCTTAAAAGAAAATACTTTATTAAACCAACCGTCATTAAGAGACAACAAAAAAACTGTAAGTCAAGCATTAGCTGAAGTTGAAAGCGGATTAACCGTTACTAGCTTTAAGCGAATAATGTTAGGATAA